Part of the Sphingobium sp. TKS genome is shown below.
TCGCGCGCTGGCGAAGGCGGCGGCGTAACCAATGTGCCCCCTCCTGCTATCGGGAGGGGGCAAATGAGACGCTACCCGTCCCAATCCAAAACCCCATCGACCGATATTCCAATAAACGACGAAAAGCCCCGCTTGTGCGTTGGAGCGCTTCCCACTAAATCGCGCCTCATGACTTCGACCAACGACATTCGCCGCTCCTTCCTCGACTATTTCGGGGCCAACGGCCACACCATCGTCCCATCGGCGCCTCTGGTGCCGCACAACGACCCGACGCTGATGTTCGTCAATGCGGGCATGGTGCCGTTCAAGAATGTCTTCACAGGGCTGGAAACCCGCCCGTACAACAAGGCGACGTCGAGCCAGAAGTCGGTCCGTGCCGGCGGCAAGCATAACGACCTCGACAATGTCGGCTACACCGCGCGCCACCATACTTTCTTCGAAATGTTGGGCAATTTCAGCTTCGGCGACTATTTCAAGGAACAGGCGATCACCCACGCCTGGACCCTGCTGACCAAGGAATGGGGCATCCCGGCCGAAAGGCTGACCGCCACCGTCTATCACACCGACGATGAAGCCTTCGACCTTTGGAAGAAGATTGCAGGCCTGCCCGAGCACAAGATCATCCGCATCCCCACCAAGGATAATTTCTGGGCGATGGGCGATAGTGGTCCTTGCGGTCCCTGCTCGGAAATCTTCTACGATCATGGCGAGCATATCTGGGGCGGCCCTCCGGGAAGCCCGGAGGAGGATGGCGACCGCTTCGTCGAGATCTGGAACCTCGTCTTCATGCAATATGAGCAGGAGGCGAATGAGATCGTCTCCGAACTGCCCAAGCCGAGCATCGACACCGGCATGGGCCTGGAACGCGTCGCCGCTGTACTTCAGGGCGTCCACGACAATTACGACACCGACACTTTCAAGGCGCTGATCGAGGAATCGGGTGCGCTGACCAAAACCGCTATCGATGGCGAGCATAAGGCCAGTCACCGCGTCATCGCGGATCACCTGCGCTCGACCAGCTTCCTGATCGCGGATGGCGTGCTGCCCGCGAACGAAGGCCGCGGCTATGTGCTGCGCCGCATCATGCGCCGCGCCATGCGCCACGCCCACATCATCGGCGCGAAGGAGCCTTTGATGCATCGTCTGGTCGGGAGTCTCGTCTCCGAAATGGGCGGCGCTTATCAGGAACTGGTCCGCGCCCAGCCGCTGATCGAGGAAACGCTGCTGCGTGAGGAAACCCGCTTCCGCAAGACGCTGGAAAACGGGCTCAAGCTGCTCGACGAAGCGACCGGCGACTTGCACGAAGGCGGCACGCTCTCCGGCGAAACCGCGTTCAAGCTCTACGACACTTTTGGCTTTCCCTATGACCTGACCGAAGACGCGCTGCGTTCGCGCGGCCTCGGCGTCGATCGCGAAGGCTTCGACAAGGCGATGGCGGAACAGAAGGCCGCTGCCCGCGCCGCGTGGAAGGGATCGGGCGAAAAGGCGTCGGACGAAATCTGGTTCGACATTGCCGAAAGCACCGGCAGCACCGAATTCATCGGCTACACCGCCACAGTGGGCGAGGGCGAAGTCCTCGCGCTGGTCAAGGACGGCGCGCGCATCGATGCGGCCGGGCCGGGCGATGAGGTCATGATCATCACCAACCAGACGCCCTTTTACGGCGAAAGCGGCGGCCAGATGGGCGACGCGGGCACGATCAGCTCGCAGGCGGGCTTGGTCGCGGATGTGGAAGATACAGCCAAGCCGCTCGGCCGCCTCCATGCTCACAAGGCAAAGGTCGGCGCGGGCAAGATCAAGGTTGGCGACACCGTTCACCTGAGCGTGGACGTCAACCGCCGCGATCGCATCCGCGCCAACCACAGCGCGACGCATTTGCTGCATGCCGCACTCCGCAACCAGTTGGGTGCGCATGTCACGCAGAAGGGCAGCATGGTCGCGCCGGAACGCCTGCGCTTCGACTTCTCCCATCCCGAGGCGCTGACCCACAGCCAGATTTCCGCGATCGAGGCTGAGGTGAACGAGCAGGTCCGCCATAATGAGGCGGTGACGACCCGCCTGATGACGCCCGACGACGCCATCCAGGCAGGCGCCATGGCCCTGTTCGGGGAAAAATATGGCGATGAAGTCCGCGTTCTTTCGATGGGGACGGGTGACGCGCACAGCTATTCGGTCGAACTCTGCGGCGGCACCCATGTCCGCGCAACGGGCGACATTGCGATCTTCAAGATCATCTCGGAATCTGCCGTCTCATCCGGCGTCCGCCGCATCGAGGCGCTGACTGGCGAAGCGGCGCGCCTCTGGCTGTCCGACCGCGAGGATCGGCTGCGCCAGTCCGCCGCCGCGCTCAAGACGACGCCGGAGGAAGTCCCGGCCCGCATCGCCGCGCTGGTCGAACAGAGCCGCAAGCTCGAACGCGAATTGGCCGAAGCGAAGAAGGCATTGGCTTTAGGCGGCGGCGGCTCCGCACAGGCGGCAGGCCCCGAAAAGGTCGGCGCCATCGACTTCATCGGTCAGGTCATAGGAGGCCTTGACCCCAAAGAGCTGCGCGGCCTGGTCGACCAGAACAAGGCGACCTTGGGCAGCGGCGTCTCCGCGGTCCTCGCCGTTGTCGACGGGCGTGCCACCATCGCCGTCGGCGTGACCGATGATCTGAAGGACAGCATCAGCGCCGTCGACCTTGTACGCGCGGGCGTGGAAGCGCTGGGAGGGAAGGGCGGCGGCGGCCGTCCGGATATGGCCCAGGGTGGTGGCCCTGAAGGCGACAAGGCACAGGCCGCGATTGAAGCGGTCAAGGCTACCCTCGCCAACGTTCCAGCCTAAGTCCATCCCCTGCTGTAAGCGGGCCTTTCACCTGTCTAATAAGGGTGGTTAGCGGACGTTCTGTTTCGCGCTGTTTTCTTGAATTACACCGTGTTCCTGCGAAGGCAGGAACACGGATGCGCTCAATGGCAGCTAATGGCCAGTTACTGCCACCCATGCATCACCCCGATCAGGCTATGCCGCACCGGACTTTTGACCCGTAGGAAAAATCCGAGAAAACGACGTTCTTTCGCGCTTCTATCCATGTAACCTATCACCTGAATCATTCTCCGGAATCTGAGGCCAGCCATGGACCTGCCCGCGATCCTTTCTGATATCGTCGCCCAAGCCGCGACCCGGGAAGATCGCGGTACCGTCGCCAGCTATATTCCGGAACTGGCCAAGGTCGATCCCGGCCAGTTCGGCATCGCCATAGCCACCGCCGATGGCCGCTTGATCGAAGGCGGCGATTCCGACACCGGCTTTTCGATCCAATCCATTTCCAAGGTCTTCGCGCTGACCCTCGCGCTCGGCAAAGTCGGTGACCAGCTCTGGGAAAGGGTAGGGCGGGAGCCATCCGGCAATGCCTTCAATTCCATCGTCCAACTGGAGCAGGAACGGGGCATTCCGCGAAACCCCTTTATCAATGCAGGCGCGATCGTCGTCGCGGATGTCAATCTGGGCGGCCATCAACCCCGCGTCGCCATCGGGGAAATGCTGCGCTTCGTGCGCTATCTGGCCGGGGACGACAGCATCGCCATCAATGAAGCCGTGGCCGCCTCCGAAACCGCCACCGGATTCCGCAATATGGCGCTGGCGAATTATATGCGCGCCTTCGGCAATATCAGGCACCCGGTCGATCTGGTGCTCGGCACTTATTTCCACCAATGCGCGATCGAAATGAGCTGCCGTCAGCTTGCCCTGGCCGGACGCTACCTGATGCTCGACGGTCAGCATCCGGAGGGTGGCCGGGTCGTTTCGTCCAGCCGGGCCAAGCGCATCAATGCCCTGATGCTGACCTGCGGTCATTATGACGCATCGGGCGATTTCGCTTTCCGCGTCGGCATTCCCGGCAAATCGGGAGTTGGTGGCGGCATATTGGCGATCGTTCCCGGTCGCGCCTCCATCGCCGTCTGGTCCCCCGGCTTGAACGAAAATGGCAACAGCCAACTCGGGACATTGGCTCTGGAAGAACTGGCCCGCCGCACCGGCTGGTCGGTTTTCAGCCCGCCGCGAGATGAGGCTTAAGGCACCTCATCCGCGCGCAATCGCCGCAGCTTGGGCGCCGTCTCAAGCTGGGCGGCATCCTTGATGTCCATTCGCAGGTCTTCCCGCATCTGATGTATGGAGGCGATCACCGGCCCCATCGCCACGCCCAGGTCGACCAGCGCGGTTTCCGCCAGTTGAAGCGAGCTTTCCAGAGTTTCCGGAACCGCGTCGCTCGCGCCCGCCCGATAGAGCTGGGCCGCATGATCGGTGTCCCGCGCGCGTGCGATGATCGGCAAGTCCGGCACCCAGCCGCGCACGCGCTTCGTCATGCGGATGGATAGCACAGGGTCGTCCATCGTCAGGATCAACGCGCGCGCATGACCCAGGCGAAGCTTGTCGAGCATTTCGGTCCGCGACACGTCCCCGAACAGGATGGGATATCCCCTGCGCCGGGCCTCCGCGACGACATCCGGATCGGATTCCACGACGATGAAGCGCTGCTTATGCAGATTGAGCAAGTCGCACACCATGTGCCCCACGCGCCCGAAACCGATCACGACGGCAGCAGATTCTGCATGATCTTCGCTGATTTCGGACGCCTCTTCGCCTAGCGCCATTTCCAGCCGCCGGGCAACATCATGGCCCAGCCGCGCCAGCAGCGGGGTAATGGTCAGTCCGATTGCCGTCACGATCTGCCAGAAGGCGGCCGTGGAGGGCAATATCAATTGGGCGGCGGCGGCGGCGGAAAGCACGATGAGGGTGGTTTCCGATGGACTGGACATCAGCACGCCGACTTCCAGCGCGACACCTTTCCTCGCGCCTGAGAGGTACAGCAAAGCGGCGGTTACAAGCGTCTTGGCAAGAACCACTCCCACCACGGCCAGAATAAGATTTGGCCAATTGGCAAGGATGACGCGCACGTCCAGGCCCATGCCGACGGTGATGAGGAAGACGCCCAGAGCCAGCCCCTTGAACGGCGCGGTCATGACCTCGACCTCGCCATGATAGTCGGTTTCGGCAATCAGCAGACCCGCCAGAAGCGCGCCGACGATTGGTGACAAGCCGGCAATGGAGGTCGCCATGCTGGAAACGATAACGACCAGAAGACTGGCGGCGAGAAACACTTCAGGGCTTTTGGTGCGCGCGGCCTGACTGAAGATATGCGGCAGGCAGAGGCGGCCCAGGACCAGCATGATGGCGATGGTGATGCCGCTTTTCAGCAGCGTGTCGGCCAGTTCGCTCCAGGGCCCCTCAGGACTGGCTGCCACGGAAGGCGCGAGGGCGCCCAGCATGAAGATGATCGGGACGAGTGCCAGATCCTCGAAAAGCAGCATGGAAAATGCGGCGCGGCCCACGGCGCTCTGCGTGCCGACCATCGGCAGAACGACCGCCGTCGATGACAGCGCCAATGCGAGTCCAAGGCCGAAAGCGCCGGCGGGTGCCTGACCCAGTAAATAAAGGCCAAGTGCAATAAGAGTACCGCCGCCAATTAATTCTGCCGCGCCGACACCGAATACTTGCGTCCGCATGGTCCAAAGACGACGAAAACTTAGTTCCAGCCCTATGGAGAAAAGAAGCAGGATGACGCCGAGTTCGGCAAAGGGCTCTATCGCCGCTCTGTTGGAAATGGTGACATGATAGAGCCAGGGATATTGGCCGACCAATGCGCCCAATCCAGACGGTCCCACTGCCAGTCCGACCAGAATGAAGCCGATGACCGGGCTGATCCGGAGCCGAGCGAATCCTGGAATGACCAGCCCCGCTGCCCCCAATATGACGAGGGAATCGCTGAAGCTTTGTGGATTGATTGCACCGGCCATGACCGATCATCACCACAAATGAGGTGGATATCCAGCAATAAGCACTGGAATTGGGAAATTAGCGCCTGGAAAAAA
Proteins encoded:
- a CDS encoding glutaminase, encoding MDLPAILSDIVAQAATREDRGTVASYIPELAKVDPGQFGIAIATADGRLIEGGDSDTGFSIQSISKVFALTLALGKVGDQLWERVGREPSGNAFNSIVQLEQERGIPRNPFINAGAIVVADVNLGGHQPRVAIGEMLRFVRYLAGDDSIAINEAVAASETATGFRNMALANYMRAFGNIRHPVDLVLGTYFHQCAIEMSCRQLALAGRYLMLDGQHPEGGRVVSSSRAKRINALMLTCGHYDASGDFAFRVGIPGKSGVGGGILAIVPGRASIAVWSPGLNENGNSQLGTLALEELARRTGWSVFSPPRDEA
- a CDS encoding cation:proton antiporter domain-containing protein; translation: MAGAINPQSFSDSLVILGAAGLVIPGFARLRISPVIGFILVGLAVGPSGLGALVGQYPWLYHVTISNRAAIEPFAELGVILLLFSIGLELSFRRLWTMRTQVFGVGAAELIGGGTLIALGLYLLGQAPAGAFGLGLALALSSTAVVLPMVGTQSAVGRAAFSMLLFEDLALVPIIFMLGALAPSVAASPEGPWSELADTLLKSGITIAIMLVLGRLCLPHIFSQAARTKSPEVFLAASLLVVIVSSMATSIAGLSPIVGALLAGLLIAETDYHGEVEVMTAPFKGLALGVFLITVGMGLDVRVILANWPNLILAVVGVVLAKTLVTAALLYLSGARKGVALEVGVLMSSPSETTLIVLSAAAAAQLILPSTAAFWQIVTAIGLTITPLLARLGHDVARRLEMALGEEASEISEDHAESAAVVIGFGRVGHMVCDLLNLHKQRFIVVESDPDVVAEARRRGYPILFGDVSRTEMLDKLRLGHARALILTMDDPVLSIRMTKRVRGWVPDLPIIARARDTDHAAQLYRAGASDAVPETLESSLQLAETALVDLGVAMGPVIASIHQMREDLRMDIKDAAQLETAPKLRRLRADEVP
- the alaS gene encoding alanine--tRNA ligase produces the protein MTSTNDIRRSFLDYFGANGHTIVPSAPLVPHNDPTLMFVNAGMVPFKNVFTGLETRPYNKATSSQKSVRAGGKHNDLDNVGYTARHHTFFEMLGNFSFGDYFKEQAITHAWTLLTKEWGIPAERLTATVYHTDDEAFDLWKKIAGLPEHKIIRIPTKDNFWAMGDSGPCGPCSEIFYDHGEHIWGGPPGSPEEDGDRFVEIWNLVFMQYEQEANEIVSELPKPSIDTGMGLERVAAVLQGVHDNYDTDTFKALIEESGALTKTAIDGEHKASHRVIADHLRSTSFLIADGVLPANEGRGYVLRRIMRRAMRHAHIIGAKEPLMHRLVGSLVSEMGGAYQELVRAQPLIEETLLREETRFRKTLENGLKLLDEATGDLHEGGTLSGETAFKLYDTFGFPYDLTEDALRSRGLGVDREGFDKAMAEQKAAARAAWKGSGEKASDEIWFDIAESTGSTEFIGYTATVGEGEVLALVKDGARIDAAGPGDEVMIITNQTPFYGESGGQMGDAGTISSQAGLVADVEDTAKPLGRLHAHKAKVGAGKIKVGDTVHLSVDVNRRDRIRANHSATHLLHAALRNQLGAHVTQKGSMVAPERLRFDFSHPEALTHSQISAIEAEVNEQVRHNEAVTTRLMTPDDAIQAGAMALFGEKYGDEVRVLSMGTGDAHSYSVELCGGTHVRATGDIAIFKIISESAVSSGVRRIEALTGEAARLWLSDREDRLRQSAAALKTTPEEVPARIAALVEQSRKLERELAEAKKALALGGGGSAQAAGPEKVGAIDFIGQVIGGLDPKELRGLVDQNKATLGSGVSAVLAVVDGRATIAVGVTDDLKDSISAVDLVRAGVEALGGKGGGGRPDMAQGGGPEGDKAQAAIEAVKATLANVPA